The genome window CCGCGCCCGAGGGCAGCGGCGTGCCCATCGCCGCCACGCGCTACGGTTCAGCGGGCGTGCTGCCGATCTCCTGGTCGTACCTCGCCATGATGGGTGGGGCTGGCTTGCAGCAGGCCACCGCGCACGCCATCTTGGGCGCTAATTATGTTGCGGCTCGCCTGCGCGAGGATTTCCCCATTCTCTATACCGGCGCGACCGGTTTGGTCGCCCACGAGTGCATTGTGGATCTGCGCGCGCTCACCGATGCCTCCGGCGTCACCGCCGCGGACGTGTGCAAGCGACTCGTGGATTACGGCTTCCACGCCCCCACCCTGGCCTTCCCCGTGGCGGGAACCCTCATGGTGGAGCCCACGGAGTCCGAGAGCCAAGAGGAGCTGGATCGCTTCATCGCCGCCATGCGGTCGATCCGCCGGGAGATTCAGGCCATCATTGATGGCTCGGTGGCCTACGAGGACTCCGTGCTCCATCACGCGCCGTTCACCGCGGCCAGCGTGTCCGGCACCCACTGGCCCTATGCGTTTAGCCGGGAGGAGGCCGCCTGGCCGGTGGCGTCCCTCTACCGGGCCAAGTATTTCCCACCGGTGCGCCGCATTGATGAGGCATACGGGGATCGCAATCTCGTGTGCTCCTGCCCCGCCCCGGAGGCCTTCGATATTTCCCTCGATGGCGCTCACGCGGCCGCCACGGATACCGCTACCGCCGGTACCGATTCTCCCGCCGATTCCCACACCGATACCCCCCGAAACGGAGGAACCGATGTCTAATTCCGATTCGTTGCGTCACTCCCCGCTGCACGCCGAGCACGAGGCCCTGGGTGCCTCATTCACCTCCTTTGGGGACTGGTCCATGCCGCTGAAGTACGGCAAGGAACTAGACGAGCACCGCGCGGTGCGCACCAGCGCCGGGCTCTTTGATCTCTCCCACATGGGCGAGGTGCGCGTGACCGGCCCACAGGCGGCGGAGTTCCTGGATTACGCGCTGGTATCGCACCTTTCGGCGCTCGCCGTGGGGCGGGCAAAGTATTCCATGATCGTGCGCCCCGATGGCGGAATCCTCGATGACCTCATCACCTATCGCCTGCGCGATGATGAGTTCCTGGTGGTGCCCAACGCCTCCAACACCACCACGGTGGTGACCGCGCTGCGCGAGCGCGCCGAGGGCTTCGACGTCACCCTGGCCGACGAGTCCACGCAAACCGCTCTAATCGCCGTGCAGGGGCCGCGCGCCCAGGAGATCGTCCTGGATCTGCTCTCACCGGAGGATCATGAGGCGCTGCGCTCCCTGAAGTATTACGCGGCCTTCTCCGCCACGGTGGCGGGGATCCCGGACGTGCTCGTGGCCCGCACTGGCTACACGGGAGAGGACGGCTTCGAGCTTTTTACTCCCAACGCCACCGCCTCTGCCCTGTGGGAGGCCGCCTTCCGGGCGGGGCAGCCGCATGAGATCCGCCCCTCTGGCCTGGCCGCCCGCGATTCCCTCCGCCTAGAGGCCGCTATGCCCCTCTACGGCAACGAACTCTCCGTGGACATCACGCCTATCGACGCCGGTCTGGGCGTCCTGGTGTCGAAGAAAAAGGAGGGAGACTTCGTGGGGCGCGCGGCTCTCAGCGCCGTGGAGCAACCCTCCCGCCTCCTCGTGGGGTTAGTCTCCGAGGGCAAGCGCGCCGCGCGGGCGGGCGCCCCGGTGCTCTCCCCCGAGGGCACGGAGATCGGCACGGTCACCTCCGGCCAGCCCTCTCCCACCCTCGGATACCCCATCGCCCTAGCCTATGTGGATCGCACTCTGGCTACCCCCGGCACGGAACTCACCGTGGATATTCGCGGTAAGCACTACCCCTTCCGT of Corynebacterium sp. 21KM1197 contains these proteins:
- the gcvT gene encoding glycine cleavage system aminomethyltransferase GcvT, coding for MSNSDSLRHSPLHAEHEALGASFTSFGDWSMPLKYGKELDEHRAVRTSAGLFDLSHMGEVRVTGPQAAEFLDYALVSHLSALAVGRAKYSMIVRPDGGILDDLITYRLRDDEFLVVPNASNTTTVVTALRERAEGFDVTLADESTQTALIAVQGPRAQEIVLDLLSPEDHEALRSLKYYAAFSATVAGIPDVLVARTGYTGEDGFELFTPNATASALWEAAFRAGQPHEIRPSGLAARDSLRLEAAMPLYGNELSVDITPIDAGLGVLVSKKKEGDFVGRAALSAVEQPSRLLVGLVSEGKRAARAGAPVLSPEGTEIGTVTSGQPSPTLGYPIALAYVDRTLATPGTELTVDIRGKHYPFRVVETPFYRRSR